Proteins from a genomic interval of Thunnus thynnus chromosome 5, fThuThy2.1, whole genome shotgun sequence:
- the bnip2 gene encoding BCL2/adenovirus E1B 19 kDa protein-interacting protein 2 isoform X5 gives MASDVIESEAVLKGVSDMNLNNSSPDFVTPRRTHEELGNRHTSSPSSSGVSGEGDEEELDDLQNSTASTVENGEEALQESLTKTRGTPQERTTPDNEQKQPGARSSTPVNLPQPSSPPGPSGSLERQESVATTEARLRMEGVELKEEWQDEDFPRPLPEEEELDDELFAGTSEEGDPDYAMNHGKRAKKKLAAPDISLTLDRSEGSLLSDELDESTELDLDDIDTPSDNSNEFEWEDDLPKPKTTELLQKGVESVQEYSASEERDEGRRWRVFRIGDQEHRVDMKAIEPYKRVISHGGYYGDGLNAIIVFAVCFMPESNQPNYRYIMDNLFKYVIGTLELLVAENYMIVYLNGATSRKKMPTVGWLRKCYQQIDRRLRKNLKSLIIVHPSWFIRTLLALTKPFISSKFSQKIKYVYSLTDLAELVPMEYVSIPECIKQIDQDMHGKVEIAAAAVPE, from the exons ATGGCATCGGATGTGATTGAGAGTGAAGCGGTGCTGAAGGGTGTAAGTGATATGAATTTGAACAATAGCAGCCCAGATTTTGTCACACCCAGGCGGACTCATGAGGAGTTGGGAAACAGACATACGTCTAGTCCCTCGTCCTCTGGAGTGTCGGGAGAAGGTGATGAGGAGGAATTAGACGATTTACAAAATAGCACAGCTTCTACAGTGGAAAATGGCGAAGAGGCACTCCAGGAGAGTCTAACCAAAACAAGAGGTACGCCACAGGAAAGGACAACTCCAGACAATGAGCAGAAACAGCCGGGAGCAAGAAGCTCTACCCCAGTCAACCTTCCCCAGCCAAGCTCACCACCTGGACCCAGTGGAAG CCTGGAGCGCCAAGAATCCGTCGCCACAACAGAAGCCCGCCTAAGGATGGAGGGAGTTGAGCTTAAGGAAGAGTGGCAGGATGAGGACTTTCCACG GCCTCTacctgaggaagaggagcttGACGATGAGCTATTTGCTGGAACCTCTGAAGAAGGGGACCCCG ACTATGCAATGAACCACGGCAAGAGGGCGAAGAAAAAGCTTGCAGCTCCGGACATCAGTCTTACACTCGACCGCAGTGAAGGTTCTCTTCTCTCTGATGAGCTGGATGAAAGTACAGAGCTGGATCTAGATGACATAGACACACCTTCAGACAACAGCAATGAGTTTGAATGGGAAG aTGATCTCCCAAAGCCAAAAACCACAGAACTACTACAGAAGGGCGTGGAGTCCGTTCAGGAATACTCCGCCTCAGAGGAGAGGGATGAGGGTCGGCGCTGGAGGGTGTTTCGTATCGGAGACCAGGAACACAGAGTGGACATGAAGGCCATCGAACCTTATAAGCGAGTTATCAGCCACGGAG GTTACTATGGAGACGGTTTGAATGCCATcattgtgtttgctgtgtgctTTATGCCTGAGAGCAATCAACCAAATTACAGATACATCATGGACAATTTATTCAA GTATGTCATCGGCACACTGGAGCTTTTGGTCGCTGAGAACTATATGATCGTGTATTTGAATGGAGCGACGTCTCGGAAAAAGATGCCAACCGTCGGCTGGCTCAGGAAGTGTTATCAGCAGATTGATAGGAG ATTAAGGAAGAACTTGAAGTCTTTGATAATTGTCCATCCCTCCTGGTTCATTCGCACCCTGCTGGCACTCACAAAACCTTTCATAAG CTCAAAATTTAGTCAGAAAATCAAGTATGTGTACAGCTTGACAGACCTTGCAGAACTGGTTCCAATGGAGTATGTGTCCATACCAGAATGTATCAAACA AATCGACCAGGACATGCACGGCAAAGTGGAGAtcgcagctgctgctgttccagAGTGA
- the gcnt3 gene encoding beta-1,3-galactosyl-O-glycosyl-glycoprotein beta-1,6-N-acetylglucosaminyltransferase 3, with translation MVIHEKIEMFERLLRAVYTPQNIYCVHVDQKSTKEFQKAVEAIVSCLPNVFVASRLERVVYASWSRVQADLNCMKDLLGSHVQWRYLLNTCGTDFPIKTNREMVQALKSLNGRNSMESEATNDYKKNRWRYHYNVTNQVVQTNVRKSPPPITSPMFSGNAYFVVTRAFVKHVLQDREVQKLLEWEKDTYSPDEHLWATLQRMPSVPGSMPANVKYDTSDMQAIARVVKWSYLAGDMRDGAPYDPCTGIYRRAVCVYGAGDLKWLLRQHHLFANKFDPEVDDIALRCMESVLFFKALDREPQLIEQYSNIL, from the coding sequence ATGGTGATCCATGAGAAGATTGAGATGTTTGAGCGCCTTCTACGAGCTGTTTACACTCCTCAGAACATCTACTGTGTGCATGTGGACCAGAAATCCACTAAGGAATTTCAGAAGGCTGTAGAGGCAATTGTTTCCTGCTTACCTAATGTGTTTGTGGCCAGTAGATTAGAAAGAGTGGTATATGCCTCATGGTCAAGAGTGCAGGCGGATCTCAACTGCATGAAAGATCTGTTGGGGTCACACGTCCAGTGGAGGTACCTGCTCAACACCTGTGGGACTGACTTCCCCATCAAAACCAATAGAGAGATGGTTCAGGCTCTGAAGTCCCTCAACGGAAGAAACAGCATGGAATCTGAGGCCACCAATGACTACAAGAAAAACCGTTGGCGTTATCATTACAATGTCACCAACCAAGTTGTCCAGACGAATGTGAGGAAAAGCCCCCCTCCCATTACGAGCCCCATGTTCTCAGGAAATGCCTACTTTGTGGTCACAAGGGCCTTTGTGAAACATGTGCTGCAGGACAGAGAGGTTCAGAAATTACTGGAGTGGGAGAAGGACACATACAGCCCTGATGAGCACTTGTGGGCCACTCTGCAGAGGATGCCCTCCGTTCCTGGATCCATGCCTGCTAATGTCAAGTACGACACATCAGACATGCAAGCCATCGCTCGTGTGGTGAAGTGGAGCTATTTAGCAGGAGATATGAGAGACGGAGCCCCGTACGATCCATGCACTGGGATCTATAGAAGAGCAGTTTGTGTGTACGGAGCTGGGGACCTCAAGTGGCTCCTGAGACAACACCACCTCTTTGCAAATAAGTTTGATCCAGAGGTTGATGACATCGCCCTGAGGTGTATGGAGTCAGTTCTGTTTTTCAAAGCTTTGGACCGTGAACCACAGTTGATTGAACAATACTCCAACATTTTGTGA
- the bnip2 gene encoding BCL2/adenovirus E1B 19 kDa protein-interacting protein 2 isoform X4, translating to MASDVIESEAVLKGVSDMNLNNSSPDFVTPRRTHEELGNRHTSSPSSSGVSGEGDEEELDDLQNSTASTVENGEEALQESLTKTRGTPQERTTPDNEQKQPGARSSTPVNLPQPSSPPGPSGSLERQESVATTEARLRMEGVELKEEWQDEDFPRPLPEEEELDDELFAGTSEEGDPDYAMNHGKRAKKKLAAPDISLTLDRSEGSLLSDELDESTELDLDDIDTPSDNSNEFEWEDDLPKPKTTELLQKGVESVQEYSASEERDEGRRWRVFRIGDQEHRVDMKAIEPYKRVISHGGYYGDGLNAIIVFAVCFMPESNQPNYRYIMDNLFKYVIGTLELLVAENYMIVYLNGATSRKKMPTVGWLRKCYQQIDRRLRKNLKSLIIVHPSWFIRTLLALTKPFISSKFSQKIKYVYSLTDLAELVPMEYVSIPECIKQFDDEKNRKSRKRFRMGIV from the exons ATGGCATCGGATGTGATTGAGAGTGAAGCGGTGCTGAAGGGTGTAAGTGATATGAATTTGAACAATAGCAGCCCAGATTTTGTCACACCCAGGCGGACTCATGAGGAGTTGGGAAACAGACATACGTCTAGTCCCTCGTCCTCTGGAGTGTCGGGAGAAGGTGATGAGGAGGAATTAGACGATTTACAAAATAGCACAGCTTCTACAGTGGAAAATGGCGAAGAGGCACTCCAGGAGAGTCTAACCAAAACAAGAGGTACGCCACAGGAAAGGACAACTCCAGACAATGAGCAGAAACAGCCGGGAGCAAGAAGCTCTACCCCAGTCAACCTTCCCCAGCCAAGCTCACCACCTGGACCCAGTGGAAG CCTGGAGCGCCAAGAATCCGTCGCCACAACAGAAGCCCGCCTAAGGATGGAGGGAGTTGAGCTTAAGGAAGAGTGGCAGGATGAGGACTTTCCACG GCCTCTacctgaggaagaggagcttGACGATGAGCTATTTGCTGGAACCTCTGAAGAAGGGGACCCCG ACTATGCAATGAACCACGGCAAGAGGGCGAAGAAAAAGCTTGCAGCTCCGGACATCAGTCTTACACTCGACCGCAGTGAAGGTTCTCTTCTCTCTGATGAGCTGGATGAAAGTACAGAGCTGGATCTAGATGACATAGACACACCTTCAGACAACAGCAATGAGTTTGAATGGGAAG aTGATCTCCCAAAGCCAAAAACCACAGAACTACTACAGAAGGGCGTGGAGTCCGTTCAGGAATACTCCGCCTCAGAGGAGAGGGATGAGGGTCGGCGCTGGAGGGTGTTTCGTATCGGAGACCAGGAACACAGAGTGGACATGAAGGCCATCGAACCTTATAAGCGAGTTATCAGCCACGGAG GTTACTATGGAGACGGTTTGAATGCCATcattgtgtttgctgtgtgctTTATGCCTGAGAGCAATCAACCAAATTACAGATACATCATGGACAATTTATTCAA GTATGTCATCGGCACACTGGAGCTTTTGGTCGCTGAGAACTATATGATCGTGTATTTGAATGGAGCGACGTCTCGGAAAAAGATGCCAACCGTCGGCTGGCTCAGGAAGTGTTATCAGCAGATTGATAGGAG ATTAAGGAAGAACTTGAAGTCTTTGATAATTGTCCATCCCTCCTGGTTCATTCGCACCCTGCTGGCACTCACAAAACCTTTCATAAG CTCAAAATTTAGTCAGAAAATCAAGTATGTGTACAGCTTGACAGACCTTGCAGAACTGGTTCCAATGGAGTATGTGTCCATACCAGAATGTATCAAACA GTTTGACGACgaaaaaaataggaaaagcCGTAAAAG gtttAGAATGGGGATTGTTTAA
- the bnip2 gene encoding BCL2/adenovirus E1B 19 kDa protein-interacting protein 2 isoform X3, with amino-acid sequence MASDVIESEAVLKGVSDMNLNNSSPDFVTPRRTHEELGNRHTSSPSSSGVSGEGDEEELDDLQNSTASTVENGEEALQESLTKTRGTPQERTTPDNEQKQPGARSSTPVNLPQPSSPPGPSGSLERQESVATTEARLRMEGVELKEEWQDEDFPRPLPEEEELDDELFAGTSEEGDPDYAMNHGKRAKKKLAAPDISLTLDRSEGSLLSDELDESTELDLDDIDTPSDNSNEFEWEDDLPKPKTTELLQKGVESVQEYSASEERDEGRRWRVFRIGDQEHRVDMKAIEPYKRVISHGGYYGDGLNAIIVFAVCFMPESNQPNYRYIMDNLFKYVIGTLELLVAENYMIVYLNGATSRKKMPTVGWLRKCYQQIDRRLRKNLKSLIIVHPSWFIRTLLALTKPFISSKFSQKIKYVYSLTDLAELVPMEYVSIPECIKQFDDEKNRKSRKRYMHFHPGFRMGIV; translated from the exons ATGGCATCGGATGTGATTGAGAGTGAAGCGGTGCTGAAGGGTGTAAGTGATATGAATTTGAACAATAGCAGCCCAGATTTTGTCACACCCAGGCGGACTCATGAGGAGTTGGGAAACAGACATACGTCTAGTCCCTCGTCCTCTGGAGTGTCGGGAGAAGGTGATGAGGAGGAATTAGACGATTTACAAAATAGCACAGCTTCTACAGTGGAAAATGGCGAAGAGGCACTCCAGGAGAGTCTAACCAAAACAAGAGGTACGCCACAGGAAAGGACAACTCCAGACAATGAGCAGAAACAGCCGGGAGCAAGAAGCTCTACCCCAGTCAACCTTCCCCAGCCAAGCTCACCACCTGGACCCAGTGGAAG CCTGGAGCGCCAAGAATCCGTCGCCACAACAGAAGCCCGCCTAAGGATGGAGGGAGTTGAGCTTAAGGAAGAGTGGCAGGATGAGGACTTTCCACG GCCTCTacctgaggaagaggagcttGACGATGAGCTATTTGCTGGAACCTCTGAAGAAGGGGACCCCG ACTATGCAATGAACCACGGCAAGAGGGCGAAGAAAAAGCTTGCAGCTCCGGACATCAGTCTTACACTCGACCGCAGTGAAGGTTCTCTTCTCTCTGATGAGCTGGATGAAAGTACAGAGCTGGATCTAGATGACATAGACACACCTTCAGACAACAGCAATGAGTTTGAATGGGAAG aTGATCTCCCAAAGCCAAAAACCACAGAACTACTACAGAAGGGCGTGGAGTCCGTTCAGGAATACTCCGCCTCAGAGGAGAGGGATGAGGGTCGGCGCTGGAGGGTGTTTCGTATCGGAGACCAGGAACACAGAGTGGACATGAAGGCCATCGAACCTTATAAGCGAGTTATCAGCCACGGAG GTTACTATGGAGACGGTTTGAATGCCATcattgtgtttgctgtgtgctTTATGCCTGAGAGCAATCAACCAAATTACAGATACATCATGGACAATTTATTCAA GTATGTCATCGGCACACTGGAGCTTTTGGTCGCTGAGAACTATATGATCGTGTATTTGAATGGAGCGACGTCTCGGAAAAAGATGCCAACCGTCGGCTGGCTCAGGAAGTGTTATCAGCAGATTGATAGGAG ATTAAGGAAGAACTTGAAGTCTTTGATAATTGTCCATCCCTCCTGGTTCATTCGCACCCTGCTGGCACTCACAAAACCTTTCATAAG CTCAAAATTTAGTCAGAAAATCAAGTATGTGTACAGCTTGACAGACCTTGCAGAACTGGTTCCAATGGAGTATGTGTCCATACCAGAATGTATCAAACA GTTTGACGACgaaaaaaataggaaaagcCGTAAAAGGTATATGCACTTTCACCCAGG gtttAGAATGGGGATTGTTTAA
- the bnip2 gene encoding BCL2/adenovirus E1B 19 kDa protein-interacting protein 2 isoform X2, which translates to MASDVIESEAVLKGVSDMNLNNSSPDFVTPRRTHEELGNRHTSSPSSSGVSGEGDEEELDDLQNSTASTVENGEEALQESLTKTRGTPQERTTPDNEQKQPGARSSTPVNLPQPSSPPGPSGSLERQESVATTEARLRMEGVELKEEWQDEDFPRPLPEEEELDDELFAGTSEEGDPDYAMNHGKRAKKKLAAPDISLTLDRSEGSLLSDELDESTELDLDDIDTPSDNSNEFEWEDDLPKPKTTELLQKGVESVQEYSASEERDEGRRWRVFRIGDQEHRVDMKAIEPYKRVISHGGYYGDGLNAIIVFAVCFMPESNQPNYRYIMDNLFKYVIGTLELLVAENYMIVYLNGATSRKKMPTVGWLRKCYQQIDRRLRKNLKSLIIVHPSWFIRTLLALTKPFISSKFSQKIKYVYSLTDLAELVPMEYVSIPECIKQFDDEKNRKSRKRIDQDMHGKVEIAAAAVPE; encoded by the exons ATGGCATCGGATGTGATTGAGAGTGAAGCGGTGCTGAAGGGTGTAAGTGATATGAATTTGAACAATAGCAGCCCAGATTTTGTCACACCCAGGCGGACTCATGAGGAGTTGGGAAACAGACATACGTCTAGTCCCTCGTCCTCTGGAGTGTCGGGAGAAGGTGATGAGGAGGAATTAGACGATTTACAAAATAGCACAGCTTCTACAGTGGAAAATGGCGAAGAGGCACTCCAGGAGAGTCTAACCAAAACAAGAGGTACGCCACAGGAAAGGACAACTCCAGACAATGAGCAGAAACAGCCGGGAGCAAGAAGCTCTACCCCAGTCAACCTTCCCCAGCCAAGCTCACCACCTGGACCCAGTGGAAG CCTGGAGCGCCAAGAATCCGTCGCCACAACAGAAGCCCGCCTAAGGATGGAGGGAGTTGAGCTTAAGGAAGAGTGGCAGGATGAGGACTTTCCACG GCCTCTacctgaggaagaggagcttGACGATGAGCTATTTGCTGGAACCTCTGAAGAAGGGGACCCCG ACTATGCAATGAACCACGGCAAGAGGGCGAAGAAAAAGCTTGCAGCTCCGGACATCAGTCTTACACTCGACCGCAGTGAAGGTTCTCTTCTCTCTGATGAGCTGGATGAAAGTACAGAGCTGGATCTAGATGACATAGACACACCTTCAGACAACAGCAATGAGTTTGAATGGGAAG aTGATCTCCCAAAGCCAAAAACCACAGAACTACTACAGAAGGGCGTGGAGTCCGTTCAGGAATACTCCGCCTCAGAGGAGAGGGATGAGGGTCGGCGCTGGAGGGTGTTTCGTATCGGAGACCAGGAACACAGAGTGGACATGAAGGCCATCGAACCTTATAAGCGAGTTATCAGCCACGGAG GTTACTATGGAGACGGTTTGAATGCCATcattgtgtttgctgtgtgctTTATGCCTGAGAGCAATCAACCAAATTACAGATACATCATGGACAATTTATTCAA GTATGTCATCGGCACACTGGAGCTTTTGGTCGCTGAGAACTATATGATCGTGTATTTGAATGGAGCGACGTCTCGGAAAAAGATGCCAACCGTCGGCTGGCTCAGGAAGTGTTATCAGCAGATTGATAGGAG ATTAAGGAAGAACTTGAAGTCTTTGATAATTGTCCATCCCTCCTGGTTCATTCGCACCCTGCTGGCACTCACAAAACCTTTCATAAG CTCAAAATTTAGTCAGAAAATCAAGTATGTGTACAGCTTGACAGACCTTGCAGAACTGGTTCCAATGGAGTATGTGTCCATACCAGAATGTATCAAACA GTTTGACGACgaaaaaaataggaaaagcCGTAAAAG AATCGACCAGGACATGCACGGCAAAGTGGAGAtcgcagctgctgctgttccagAGTGA
- the bnip2 gene encoding BCL2/adenovirus E1B 19 kDa protein-interacting protein 2 isoform X1, protein MASDVIESEAVLKGVSDMNLNNSSPDFVTPRRTHEELGNRHTSSPSSSGVSGEGDEEELDDLQNSTASTVENGEEALQESLTKTRGTPQERTTPDNEQKQPGARSSTPVNLPQPSSPPGPSGSLERQESVATTEARLRMEGVELKEEWQDEDFPRPLPEEEELDDELFAGTSEEGDPDYAMNHGKRAKKKLAAPDISLTLDRSEGSLLSDELDESTELDLDDIDTPSDNSNEFEWEDDLPKPKTTELLQKGVESVQEYSASEERDEGRRWRVFRIGDQEHRVDMKAIEPYKRVISHGGYYGDGLNAIIVFAVCFMPESNQPNYRYIMDNLFKYVIGTLELLVAENYMIVYLNGATSRKKMPTVGWLRKCYQQIDRRLRKNLKSLIIVHPSWFIRTLLALTKPFISSKFSQKIKYVYSLTDLAELVPMEYVSIPECIKQFDDEKNRKSRKRYMHFHPGIDQDMHGKVEIAAAAVPE, encoded by the exons ATGGCATCGGATGTGATTGAGAGTGAAGCGGTGCTGAAGGGTGTAAGTGATATGAATTTGAACAATAGCAGCCCAGATTTTGTCACACCCAGGCGGACTCATGAGGAGTTGGGAAACAGACATACGTCTAGTCCCTCGTCCTCTGGAGTGTCGGGAGAAGGTGATGAGGAGGAATTAGACGATTTACAAAATAGCACAGCTTCTACAGTGGAAAATGGCGAAGAGGCACTCCAGGAGAGTCTAACCAAAACAAGAGGTACGCCACAGGAAAGGACAACTCCAGACAATGAGCAGAAACAGCCGGGAGCAAGAAGCTCTACCCCAGTCAACCTTCCCCAGCCAAGCTCACCACCTGGACCCAGTGGAAG CCTGGAGCGCCAAGAATCCGTCGCCACAACAGAAGCCCGCCTAAGGATGGAGGGAGTTGAGCTTAAGGAAGAGTGGCAGGATGAGGACTTTCCACG GCCTCTacctgaggaagaggagcttGACGATGAGCTATTTGCTGGAACCTCTGAAGAAGGGGACCCCG ACTATGCAATGAACCACGGCAAGAGGGCGAAGAAAAAGCTTGCAGCTCCGGACATCAGTCTTACACTCGACCGCAGTGAAGGTTCTCTTCTCTCTGATGAGCTGGATGAAAGTACAGAGCTGGATCTAGATGACATAGACACACCTTCAGACAACAGCAATGAGTTTGAATGGGAAG aTGATCTCCCAAAGCCAAAAACCACAGAACTACTACAGAAGGGCGTGGAGTCCGTTCAGGAATACTCCGCCTCAGAGGAGAGGGATGAGGGTCGGCGCTGGAGGGTGTTTCGTATCGGAGACCAGGAACACAGAGTGGACATGAAGGCCATCGAACCTTATAAGCGAGTTATCAGCCACGGAG GTTACTATGGAGACGGTTTGAATGCCATcattgtgtttgctgtgtgctTTATGCCTGAGAGCAATCAACCAAATTACAGATACATCATGGACAATTTATTCAA GTATGTCATCGGCACACTGGAGCTTTTGGTCGCTGAGAACTATATGATCGTGTATTTGAATGGAGCGACGTCTCGGAAAAAGATGCCAACCGTCGGCTGGCTCAGGAAGTGTTATCAGCAGATTGATAGGAG ATTAAGGAAGAACTTGAAGTCTTTGATAATTGTCCATCCCTCCTGGTTCATTCGCACCCTGCTGGCACTCACAAAACCTTTCATAAG CTCAAAATTTAGTCAGAAAATCAAGTATGTGTACAGCTTGACAGACCTTGCAGAACTGGTTCCAATGGAGTATGTGTCCATACCAGAATGTATCAAACA GTTTGACGACgaaaaaaataggaaaagcCGTAAAAGGTATATGCACTTTCACCCAGG AATCGACCAGGACATGCACGGCAAAGTGGAGAtcgcagctgctgctgttccagAGTGA